TCTTACCTTTGATGTCGCAATCCCGACCGCTCTGAATATCGTGCAGGAacgccaccacctcctccaTCGACGGCCTCATATCCTTATCCAGCTGCAGGCACTGAAACGCCAGCTCCGCCACAGACGTCGTCATCCTCGTCACCTCCGCGTCGGAGTTGTAACCCGTGGCTGAATCAATTAATTCGTCGAACGCACATTTCTGGATCTTGTTCACGGCCAGGCTCGCCAGGTTGATCTCGTGCTTATGCCGGCTTATGTCCACGGCCGGCATGGACGAGATCAGCTCAATCAGCACCACTCCAAAGCTGTACACATCGCTCTTATCCGTAAGTTGGTAGCACTGGTGGTACTCCGGGTCCACGTAACCCGGGGTGCCCTGGGGCGCCGTGGAGATGTGGGTCATGTCCATCGGAAAGAGCCTCGAGAGCCCGAAATCGGCCACCTTTACGGAGAAATTGCTGTCCAGCAAGATGTTGTTGGTCTTGACGTCGCGGTGGATGATGTCGGACTTGTGAAGGTAGGCGAGTGCGCTGGCCGTCTCTCGAGCAATGCTCATCCGCATGGGCCATGTTAAGGGCACCGAGCTGGCACGCTCACCGTGGAGGTGCTCGGCCACGGTGCCGTTGGGGATGTACTCGTATACGAGGAGGAGGTTGCGGCTGCGACGCGAGGTGCATCCGTAGAGGGAAACGAGGTTGGGGTGGCGGAGATTGGTGAGGATCTTTATCTCGTTCAGGAATTGCTCCTCTCGTCTGTAGTTGTTCTCGTATAGGCGCTTGATCGCCACTTCCCGGCCGTCGCGGAGTTTGCCTGCCACGGTGAACCAGTGTtgcaagaaaataaagtaaagaagtaaagagataataaatgtgttggttttttttaaaaaaatgggtcACTTATTGTTGAACAAGGAGAAAAATATTACTCTCTCGGTTCCACCTAAGATCAAacactttcttttttcatttttccccgAATAAGATGACATTTTTGAAAACAATAAACCACTTTATCTCTCCGATTAATAcattcaaccactttttctctcttcaattgaAATATCCAACTCCATTTATCTCTGTTTAATACTTATACTCCAATTAAACATATTAAAccactcctaaaatctcgtgctgacaaagaaatgtgtcatttaccACATTTTTAAGTTGGAATATTACCATAATAGACGGTGCCAAAGCCTCCGTCGCCGAGTTCTTTGGAAGGGTCGAAGTTGTCGGCAGCCTCAACGAGCTCGGTGTAGGAGAAGATGGGAATGTCGAAGCTGAAGCTTCCATCTTCGATGTTCAATTTCGAGGATGGGTCATAAGATAGGTTTCTTGAAAGAAGGTAGGCTTCGCTCATCTTTTTCTTTCGTTgccaaattataaatataatgcaGGCTACCAAGAGAGCAAATCCAGGTATCACTGATTATCATAAATCAAGAAGAATGTGAGTTGCATATATTACCGAATTTCAACGCTTCTAATCAATGCGTGTGAGAAAATCAGCTTACATGTAGCTAACAATATCGTCTTCAACTGATTGCCTGCTTCAGAATTCGAACAAAGAAATTACCATTTTCAGTAGTTAGATTTAGGCCAAAATACTGATGCAAACAACACAACTAGGCATAATTTTGGACATATAGAGCACAAAGATACCAAAACATCCAGACACAAACAAATGATACCTGATCTTTTGCAGTAGAATCTGCTATTGTTGGCAGTAAGACACTGGCCTCCCACATGGAAACAACTAAGGCATTCATCAGAAACATTCCATTCTAGAGTAAAATTAGCAGCTATCATACTGAACAAATCATCCAAGTTTCGACTGGAGTTCGTACTCATAGGTAGCTGAACTAATGAACATCCATCCGGAGCAACAGTTTGCTCCGGAGGAGAATCATTGGATCCCGGGATTTTATAGTACACGGTGTTGAGACAATCTATCTTCCTATAATTATCATTATCCTCTTCAAATATAGATTTAGCGGAAGATTCGTTGAAGCAGGGGAACAAGGTGATGTTAGGAGAGAATGAGAGTGAAATAGAAGGCGATCGAAGCATGGATTGATTCATAAAAGCAAAGCAGCTGCGGTTCTTCAATTGAGCATCAAGCTGATAATCAAGAATCGACATTTTATTTGGCTCTGATAAATTATacttcaaaatagaaaaaccaAGATTTCCACCACCAAAATGAATCATTGGATATGGAGGATTGGAACCACAGCCAACAACGGTGATCAATCCGCAGCCGGGATCATTAGCTTTTGTAAATGGGAACGTGAGATTGTAGTTTCCACATTCGAAGGATTGTGGGCATGTGGAATCAGCAGCTTTGAAGAGATGAAGATGGAAAGGGAGCAAGAAAAGCAACAACGGGAAGACAGCCATGTAACCGAAATGAAGGTTAATTTGTGAGAGAAATCGAAACAAGTTGTGTTCTGATCTACttttgattgtgattgtgaCAATTCAATTTTCTCGGTTGTTCTGATCAAACACGGCGAAGAAATTTTGTAGGagactttttttaaaattctaacaAAAGTAAATTATTCAAATAGTGGTTGTTGAAATAGTGTTGGTGAGAAGTTTCCTAAATCCTACTCTCCGCACTATATAGTTGACTAGCCAGGGTGTATGGGCGCCGTTTTGGTGCTGACTTCTTGCCATTTCAAGATTAAAATTTGTTCCCTGTTAATCTCAACCAATCACAAAGCAGGCCCTATACTTCTTACTGCACCTCAATTTCAAGTAAACCTTCCCTAAATATGTAtaccaagaaaataaaaaatcaaatgtaAAAAATATCTAATAAGATATTAGAGGCATTTGGATGTGAATTCTAATTTCGCATAAAATTTCTCCataaattcttaattttaattttaatttttttttgccatCACTAAAGATTTTGGCACATGACTTCTCCTTATCGCTCTtccacctttcttttttttaagtacaaactaataatttaataataaaattatttaattttgcataATATGACGTTATTTTGTTGCATATAATGTGATTTAGTTTTGATTTACATCTAATAGtgtgaagtaaaaaagtaatcaaattatattagcactaaaattagttacaaaatcagaataaatcaataattaGGAATTTACAGCCAGATTTAAAAATTGAGATGCTAATACCAAATTTGACGTTCGGAATTTACAAGCAAAGTACTAGTACTTGAtactataatattaataatagtacTTGCCTAGCAATtgtaaatgtttttatttttgtgctaATACGGTCAGGAAGAAGACTTGGTTGTAGAAAACGAAGAAATTTTGTATCTAAGTTTGACTCTTCCTTGGTGAAATTTGCACCTTAGAAAACCTCTACTCGgcaaattcaaataattaacACATTAAGTAAATCTatgaaaataaacaaagatCAGAACACAAGTTGTCTCACAACTTAACCTTCATTTCTCTCGTGGGATTGGTTTCTCCTTGTCAAAGGAAAAAACGATAGTACCTCTTCTACAGATGAATTAATTCATTCATTCCTGCTGTTGTGCAGCCACTAATGGAAACATTTAAACAAGCTTCGGAAACATAATAAGATCAAAAGGTTGGttgtcatctcctttatagaaTGTCTAGGTAGTTGAACCACCCCCACAATTTGCAGCAATGCCCTTATTGGGTATTTCGATTTAGGCCCGCATCAGAAGCCGAGATAATCCTTGAAATAATTTTGGGTATTTCGATCAAGAGATAGATTGGAGGAAATGGAGTAGGTGAGATTCGAGGGGATTGAAAATGAGACAGAAGGAGATTTGTGGAAGAAAGTAATGTGATGTAAGAGTGTGTAAAGATGAGGGTCGGGTCCAAGAGTGTATTTCCGGAATCATTGCAATCTTCAACTTTGATTTGGAAGGAATCTAGGCATTTGGAAGCAGCTAAAATGATGGTAGAataacactatatatatatatatatatatatatatatatatatatatatatatatatagtggaaTTTTCATTTGATCAATTCGTTTGACTTGGAATGTCTTTTTTTGCGGAAAACTTGGATTTTAAATAACATATGCCCCAAATTAACTACTTTTGGTTTATTGATTTTCCTAACTACAAGCCTAGTgttgtttttaaatttaaaaataagcaATTACACTAACAAAACTTACCTTTTGTGCTAAAACACTTGATAGGTAGTCGAGTTATGAAACAATCTCGAGGAATAGGCAGAGCATGATCCTGATGAGTTGCAGGGAGACGATAGAGATATTCCAGTGTAAGCTGCGATAGCTTTggaaatgatgatgatgatgatgatgatgatggagaGTTTCTAGAGGGGTAGGATTTTGGGCATTTGGAATGTGTTTTGAGTATTAGAAGAACAAGGCTATAGACTTGTGTTGGTTTCTTAACGTGAGGGCTGTGTTAAATATTGATATGTCGAATCCTTCAAGTCATTAATTGGCTCCATCTATCACGCTAGACTTGGTCTTCTTTCTAATATAGATTAGATATAAGTTCCTCTTTTACACTTGAGTTGACACCCTGCACATCCATTTCTTGTCTTGTCCCAAGCTCGTCCAAAGGGAACGAAAAGGATCATCAacaactttaattttttttttccagttGGAGTTTGTTTCACATAATAAAAAATCTAGGAAGCTCCAGGGTTGGATGAATGGGAAGATGTTCATTCCTGCGGAGGGCTTTGGTGCAGCAATGGGAAGGGATTGGCAGCAATGCAAAGGGGGATGTGAAAGTTGGTTAGGCTACAAGGAAGAGAAAGAGGGCTTAGGTTTCACTGATGAATATCCGAGCCACACGAAAACAGCAGATCATTAACACCAATGCTAATCAATTCAGAGTTGGAAGTGAAGGAATTAAAGTTGAAGGCAAGGAGTATAACACATCTTTGCCATCAACAGCCACTCTAGTTTTGGTTAATCAAGACATTGACTCCATCCATCAAGCTACTTGACTTCGAATATGTCTTTTCCTAGAAGCTACTTGCAAAATACCCCTACCAACTTTCCTAACTTTCTTCTAGTATGTGCAACACTTTGAATTGGTCATTGTAAGAAGTACAAGTTCCCTCTTTCACAATTTAGAGCATTAACACAACAACTTCCCTCTTCTATACTTCAGTGGCACTAACACAGCTCCTGTCATACGTTAAAATATGACAATCAGGAAAAGTCAGATTTTAGGAACTCTCTGAGTAATTTCTAATTCGCGCTCGTCTTCACACTTCACACTACTTAATACTCTTATCTTTTCTATTATGCATGCTATTTAAGGACTCATATTTTCTACCCTTAATTCAAACATTATTTACCTATAAAGTTGGCTTTTCCCTTAGCTCATGGCAACTTGGGTTGAATATTTGTTCAAGTCGGCCAGAATCTTTCCACGTAGTAAACAAAACCATTAGATGTGAATGAAATTGATGCGATtaaaattttccattttataataataattcacAATATATTTTGGGCCGCCATATTGGACTATGCTGGGCCATGTATTTTTAGGCCCAGTATAATTTCTGGGACGGACACTGGTTAGCAGGAATTCTCCCTATGCACTAGTGGATTTAATCCAAGAAATTAGGCAGCAAACGATAGAGAGAGCCACATTGTATTCAAGAACTAATCAAGCAAAAAAATCGCtcagaaatgaagaaaaaaatcacaaatcaaAGACTAact
This portion of the Salvia splendens isolate huo1 chromosome 10, SspV2, whole genome shotgun sequence genome encodes:
- the LOC121750199 gene encoding LEAF RUST 10 DISEASE-RESISTANCE LOCUS RECEPTOR-LIKE PROTEIN KINASE-like 1.1 isoform X4, encoding MAVFPLLLFLLPFHLHLFKAADSTCPQSFECGNYNLTFPFTKANDPGCGLITVVGCGSNPPYPMIHFGGGNLGFSILKYNLSEPNKMSILDYQLDAQLKNRSCFAFMNQSMLRSPSISLSFSPNITLFPCFNESSAKSIFEEDNDNYRKIDCLNTVYYKIPGSNDSPPEQTVAPDGCSLVQLPMSTNSSRNLDDLFSMIAANFTLEWNVSDECLSCFHVGGQCLTANNSRFYCKRSGNQLKTILLATLIPGFALLVACIIFIIWQRKKKMSEAYLLSRNLSYDPSSKLNIEDGSFSFDIPIFSYTELVEAADNFDPSKELGDGGFGTVYYGKLRDGREVAIKRLYENNYRREEQFLNEIKILTNLRHPNLVSLYGCTSRRSRNLLLVYEYIPNGTVAEHLHGERASSVPLTWPMRMSIARETASALAYLHKSDIIHRDVKTNNILLDSNFSVKVADFGLSRLFPMDMTHISTAPQGTPGYVDPEYHQCYQLTDKSDVYSFGVVLIELISSMPAVDISRHKHEINLASLAVNKIQKCAFDELIDSATGYNSDAEVTRMTTSVAELAFQCLQLDKDMRPSMEEVVAFLHDIQSGRDCDIKGKIPPSPEMDDVVLLKSGIYQQSPTAVTDTWISSDSTTASSVC
- the LOC121750199 gene encoding LEAF RUST 10 DISEASE-RESISTANCE LOCUS RECEPTOR-LIKE PROTEIN KINASE-like 1.2 isoform X1, encoding MKKDNLRTFSLFIFILLLISSKICRGADYRYEACAPTNCGKGPNISFPFFLRSSQPSYCGYPGFEINCTNRSPLLRLSENEYIIEDIFYQNRSVHVFNAAALFLSSSNEINNCSESEILIRNTTLPAGKFNYVGGENLYLLFECKNVSNELRRYEIGCNSSGLAMYGGNGNLGRALLTCEENVVARVGLYGDGREDEVVGDVAAVLRSGFVMNWTASDCNECKESGGRCGFNETSFHFRCFCPDRPHSRSCKPTGNQLKTILLATLIPGFALLVACIIFIIWQRKKKMSEAYLLSRNLSYDPSSKLNIEDGSFSFDIPIFSYTELVEAADNFDPSKELGDGGFGTVYYGKLRDGREVAIKRLYENNYRREEQFLNEIKILTNLRHPNLVSLYGCTSRRSRNLLLVYEYIPNGTVAEHLHGERASSVPLTWPMRMSIARETASALAYLHKSDIIHRDVKTNNILLDSNFSVKVADFGLSRLFPMDMTHISTAPQGTPGYVDPEYHQCYQLTDKSDVYSFGVVLIELISSMPAVDISRHKHEINLASLAVNKIQKCAFDELIDSATGYNSDAEVTRMTTSVAELAFQCLQLDKDMRPSMEEVVAFLHDIQSGRDCDIKGKIPPSPEMDDVVLLKSGIYQQSPTAVTDTWISSDSTTASSVC
- the LOC121750199 gene encoding LEAF RUST 10 DISEASE-RESISTANCE LOCUS RECEPTOR-LIKE PROTEIN KINASE-like 1.2 isoform X2, whose product is MKKDNLRTFSLFIFILLLISSKICRGADYRYEACAPTNCGKGPNISFPFFLRSSQPSYCGYPGFEINCTNRSPLLRLSENEYIIEDIFYQNRSVHVFNAAALFLSSSNEINNCSESEILIRNTTLPAGKFNYVGGENLYLLFECKNVSNELRRYEIGCNSSGLAMYGGNGNLGRALLTCEENVVARVGLYGDGREDEVVGDVAAVLRSGFVMNWTASDCNECKESGGRCGFNETSFHFRCFCPDRPHSRSCKPSNQLKTILLATLIPGFALLVACIIFIIWQRKKKMSEAYLLSRNLSYDPSSKLNIEDGSFSFDIPIFSYTELVEAADNFDPSKELGDGGFGTVYYGKLRDGREVAIKRLYENNYRREEQFLNEIKILTNLRHPNLVSLYGCTSRRSRNLLLVYEYIPNGTVAEHLHGERASSVPLTWPMRMSIARETASALAYLHKSDIIHRDVKTNNILLDSNFSVKVADFGLSRLFPMDMTHISTAPQGTPGYVDPEYHQCYQLTDKSDVYSFGVVLIELISSMPAVDISRHKHEINLASLAVNKIQKCAFDELIDSATGYNSDAEVTRMTTSVAELAFQCLQLDKDMRPSMEEVVAFLHDIQSGRDCDIKGKIPPSPEMDDVVLLKSGIYQQSPTAVTDTWISSDSTTASSVC
- the LOC121750199 gene encoding LEAF RUST 10 DISEASE-RESISTANCE LOCUS RECEPTOR-LIKE PROTEIN KINASE-like 1.1 isoform X3 — encoded protein: MAVFPLLLFLLPFHLHLFKAADSTCPQSFECGNYNLTFPFTKANDPGCGLITVVGCGSNPPYPMIHFGGGNLGFSILKYNLSEPNKMSILDYQLDAQLKNRSCFAFMNQSMLRSPSISLSFSPNITLFPCFNESSAKSIFEEDNDNYRKIDCLNTVYYKIPGSNDSPPEQTVAPDGCSLVQLPMSTNSSRNLDDLFSMIAANFTLEWNVSDECLSCFHVGGQCLTANNSRFYCKRSAGNQLKTILLATLIPGFALLVACIIFIIWQRKKKMSEAYLLSRNLSYDPSSKLNIEDGSFSFDIPIFSYTELVEAADNFDPSKELGDGGFGTVYYGKLRDGREVAIKRLYENNYRREEQFLNEIKILTNLRHPNLVSLYGCTSRRSRNLLLVYEYIPNGTVAEHLHGERASSVPLTWPMRMSIARETASALAYLHKSDIIHRDVKTNNILLDSNFSVKVADFGLSRLFPMDMTHISTAPQGTPGYVDPEYHQCYQLTDKSDVYSFGVVLIELISSMPAVDISRHKHEINLASLAVNKIQKCAFDELIDSATGYNSDAEVTRMTTSVAELAFQCLQLDKDMRPSMEEVVAFLHDIQSGRDCDIKGKIPPSPEMDDVVLLKSGIYQQSPTAVTDTWISSDSTTASSVC